The Desulfovibrio porci genome includes a region encoding these proteins:
- a CDS encoding ABC transporter permease — protein sequence MAFFEFPRLNWRRMVTIVRKELLVLLCNRVSRMLIIVPPLVQIVIFGWAATMEVRNVDVAVLDHDNGRWSREIVHRLEGSPTFRSVRFLPSEQRIRPVLEGQEALFILTFDQEFSRRVERGESAEMQVILDGRRSNAAQIAAYYLSRIVEGMAVDTPLGRAAATAAAPRLDVRMRCWFNPNLEFQWFFLPNLIGMLSLILGLVVTGLSVAREREVGTFDQLLVSPATPTEIALAKLAPGCIVGLVHGTIFLLITVFGFGVPFTGSVVLLYLAMLVFAVASGGVGLMVSSLSATQQQAFLGAFTVGVPCILISGAVTPIINMPIFLQHASQLNPLRHFTVISQGVFLKDITFAAAAVSLGKITLISLAAVSVAVWMFKRRT from the coding sequence ATGGCCTTTTTCGAGTTTCCCCGCCTGAATTGGCGGCGCATGGTCACCATTGTGCGCAAGGAACTGTTGGTCCTGCTCTGCAACCGCGTCTCGCGCATGCTGATCATCGTGCCGCCCCTGGTCCAGATCGTGATTTTCGGCTGGGCCGCCACCATGGAAGTGCGCAATGTGGACGTGGCTGTGCTGGACCACGACAACGGCCGCTGGAGCCGCGAGATCGTCCACCGTCTGGAGGGTTCTCCCACCTTTCGCAGCGTGCGTTTTCTGCCGTCCGAACAGCGCATCCGGCCCGTGCTGGAAGGGCAGGAGGCGCTCTTCATCCTGACCTTCGACCAGGAATTTTCCCGCCGGGTGGAGCGGGGTGAATCCGCTGAGATGCAGGTGATTCTGGACGGGCGACGCTCCAACGCGGCGCAGATCGCGGCCTATTATCTCAGCCGGATCGTCGAGGGCATGGCCGTGGACACGCCTCTGGGCCGGGCGGCGGCTACGGCCGCCGCGCCCCGCCTGGACGTGCGGATGCGCTGCTGGTTCAATCCCAACCTGGAATTCCAGTGGTTTTTTCTGCCCAATCTTATCGGCATGCTCAGCCTCATCCTGGGCCTGGTGGTCACCGGTCTGTCCGTGGCGCGCGAGCGTGAGGTGGGCACCTTCGACCAGCTTCTGGTTTCACCGGCCACGCCCACGGAGATCGCCCTGGCCAAACTGGCGCCCGGCTGCATTGTGGGCCTGGTCCACGGCACCATCTTTCTGTTGATCACGGTCTTCGGCTTCGGCGTGCCCTTTACGGGCTCCGTGGTGCTGCTCTACCTGGCCATGCTGGTTTTTGCCGTGGCCTCGGGCGGGGTGGGACTGATGGTTTCCTCCCTGTCCGCCACTCAGCAGCAGGCCTTTCTGGGGGCCTTCACCGTGGGCGTGCCCTGCATTCTGATTTCCGGCGCGGTGACGCCCATCATCAATATGCCGATCTTTCTGCAGCACGCCAGCCAGTTGAATCCCCTGCGCCATTTCACGGTCATCAGCCAGGGCGTCTTTCTGAAAGATATCACGTTCGCGGCGGCGGCCGTGAGCTTGGGCAAGATCACCCTGATCAGTCTGGCGGCCGTGAGCGTGGCTGTGTGGATGTTCAAGCGCCGCACCTGA
- the hlyD gene encoding secretion protein HlyD, with translation MSIPRKIRIIAVVAVLAGVGLLAWHLLGARQDGALTLYGNVDIRQVDLGFRVGGRIAAVLVDEGDAVVEGQPLARLDDDLLRQQRDQAAARLAGQKADLARLERGYRVEEIAQARASVAAATAVAENAGINLRRVTAMRANNAISQKELDNARAADREAAAKLRSAQDQLDMLTSGYREEDVLAQRAAVAAAAAELNHAEIQVRDAVLTAPQKGIILTRAREAGAIVQAGQTVYTLTLTNPVWLRAYVDEPNLGKVKPGMPVSVAVDAAPGKSFPGTVGFISPTAEFTPKTVETREVRTALVYRLRIQAEDPENVMRQGMPVTITLEPVTP, from the coding sequence ATGTCTATTCCCCGGAAAATACGAATCATCGCTGTTGTGGCCGTCCTGGCCGGGGTCGGGCTGCTGGCCTGGCATCTGCTCGGAGCTCGGCAGGACGGCGCGCTGACCTTATACGGCAATGTGGATATCCGGCAGGTGGATTTGGGCTTCCGCGTGGGCGGGCGCATCGCGGCCGTGCTGGTGGACGAGGGCGACGCGGTGGTCGAGGGCCAGCCCCTGGCCCGGCTGGACGACGATCTCCTGCGCCAGCAGCGGGATCAGGCCGCCGCCAGGTTGGCCGGGCAGAAGGCCGATCTGGCCCGGCTGGAGCGCGGCTACCGCGTGGAGGAAATCGCCCAGGCCCGCGCCTCGGTGGCGGCGGCCACCGCCGTGGCGGAGAACGCGGGCATTAATCTGAGGCGCGTCACGGCCATGCGGGCCAACAACGCCATTTCCCAGAAAGAACTGGACAACGCCCGCGCGGCGGATCGCGAGGCGGCGGCCAAGCTGCGTTCGGCCCAGGATCAGCTGGACATGCTCACCTCCGGCTACCGCGAGGAGGACGTGCTGGCCCAGCGCGCTGCCGTGGCCGCCGCAGCCGCCGAGCTGAACCATGCGGAAATCCAGGTGCGCGACGCGGTGCTCACTGCGCCGCAGAAGGGCATTATACTGACCCGCGCCCGCGAGGCCGGGGCCATTGTCCAGGCAGGACAGACCGTCTACACCCTTACCCTGACCAATCCCGTCTGGCTGCGGGCCTATGTGGATGAGCCCAATCTGGGCAAGGTCAAGCCGGGCATGCCCGTGAGCGTGGCCGTGGACGCCGCGCCGGGCAAGAGCTTTCCCGGCACGGTGGGTTTTATTTCGCCCACCGCAGAGTTCACGCCCAAGACCGTGGAAACCCGCGAGGTGCGTACGGCCCTGGTCTACCGTCTGCGCATCCAGGCCGAGGATCCGGAAAACGTCATGCGTCAGGGCATGCCCGTAACCATCACCCTGGAACCGGTCACGCCATGA
- a CDS encoding AraC family transcriptional regulator: protein MAENYRVDFEKSRAALQSILLRSLPEDGDFPTPVCGFMLHRHSRGHAPKANFYDPVIIVVVQGKKWVRIGMEDIQYGEQTCFIAGINMPVSSCVLEASEDKPFLSMSLELDKSLLAGLAAKVPPPAEDRIQSSAGAAVQEVSPELLDAFLRLLELLESPGQAEVLGDLIRQEIYYRLLTSPFGYHLRMLSTLGSQSHQINKAIMWLRENYRESLHVEKLAGRLNMATSTFHKYFKEITTLSPLQYQKRLRLSEAQRLMLSGDYDVTQAAFAVGYESATQFNREYKRLYGESPRKDIMKMKNVTESRSLRMRY, encoded by the coding sequence ATGGCGGAAAATTATCGGGTTGATTTTGAGAAAAGCCGCGCGGCTCTCCAGAGCATTTTGCTCCGGTCTCTCCCTGAGGACGGCGATTTCCCGACGCCTGTCTGCGGGTTCATGCTTCACCGCCATAGCCGGGGACACGCTCCGAAGGCGAATTTTTACGATCCCGTCATTATTGTTGTCGTGCAGGGCAAAAAGTGGGTTCGCATCGGCATGGAGGATATCCAATATGGCGAGCAGACCTGCTTTATAGCCGGCATAAACATGCCGGTATCAAGCTGCGTGTTGGAAGCAAGCGAAGACAAGCCTTTTCTCTCCATGTCCCTGGAGCTGGACAAGAGCCTTCTGGCCGGCCTGGCCGCAAAAGTTCCGCCGCCCGCGGAAGACCGCATTCAATCCTCCGCCGGAGCGGCGGTGCAGGAGGTCAGTCCCGAGTTGCTCGACGCGTTTCTGCGCCTGCTTGAACTGCTGGAAAGCCCCGGACAGGCGGAAGTGCTGGGTGACCTGATCCGGCAGGAAATCTACTACAGGCTGCTGACGAGCCCTTTTGGGTATCATCTGCGTATGCTGAGCACCCTCGGTTCCCAGAGCCACCAGATCAATAAGGCCATCATGTGGCTCAGAGAGAACTACAGGGAATCGCTGCATGTGGAGAAACTGGCGGGCCGTCTGAACATGGCCACATCCACATTTCACAAGTATTTCAAGGAAATCACCACGCTGAGTCCCTTGCAGTACCAGAAACGCCTGCGCCTCAGCGAAGCGCAGCGCCTGATGCTTTCCGGCGATTACGACGTCACCCAGGCCGCGTTCGCCGTGGGCTATGAAAGCGCGACGCAGTTCAACCGGGAATACAAACGGCTCTACGGCGAGTCGCCGCGCAAGGATATCATGAAGATGAAGAACGTAACGGAGAGCCGGTCATTGCGGATGCGGTATTGA
- a CDS encoding ArsR/SmtB family transcription factor produces the protein MNTQYLHALPEDWEAVARVFSALGDATRQKILLLFEPGESISLKSLTELLPLSRTAVAHHVTTLVRAGLLQPVRRGREVYYSLNLELAIEALDKVRTYAADLLAATGKQKP, from the coding sequence ATGAATACGCAATACCTGCATGCCCTGCCGGAAGACTGGGAAGCCGTCGCCAGGGTTTTTTCGGCATTGGGCGACGCCACGCGGCAGAAGATTCTGCTGCTGTTCGAGCCGGGAGAGAGCATCAGCCTGAAGAGTCTGACCGAGCTCCTTCCCCTGAGCCGGACGGCCGTGGCCCACCATGTGACTACCCTGGTGCGGGCCGGACTCCTGCAACCCGTCCGACGCGGGCGGGAAGTCTACTACAGTCTGAATCTTGAACTGGCCATTGAGGCCCTGGACAAGGTCAGAACCTATGCGGCGGACTTGTTGGCGGCCACGGGGAAACAAAAGCCCTGA
- a CDS encoding ATP-binding cassette domain-containing protein: protein MTSVIAPAVRERLDTAVRLDNLGMTFGKGAAAVEALKGIEAEIPAGRITGLVGPDAAGKTTLIRTLAGLMRPGSGAALVFGRPAMELARREPNSIGYMPQRFGLYEDLTVMANLRLHASLRGLTGQARDELFHKLLGFTSLGPFTERLAGRLSGGMKQKLGIACALLGSPRLLLLDEPGVGVDPQSRRELWSMVQELSHGGMTVIWSTAYLDEAARCPGVIMLDAGRVLFAGPPEELTRRAEGRVYLLRGAANKRDQEDGVGHREALARWSMRPGVEDALIQGSRLRLVLAAAASDALREEVLAQGGELAPPRLEDAYMSAVGGINQKASPYGRIAVEHRHDSLDPGGVEDVTRPRIAARQLTKKFGDFIAARDISFEVRAGEIFGLLGPNGAGKSTTFRMLCGLSRPTSGDCAVDGVDLLSAGSAARSRLGYMAQKFSLYPDIPVKENINIFADLYGLDKKRRNELLPVLAEALELKNFLHSRTGALPLGQKQRLALLCATLHEPPVLFLDEPTSGVDARTRRDFWKHILAMTSAGAAVLVTTHFMEEAEYCDRIALIYRGSMISVGTPDELKASATNLADPTLEEAFIASIERYDREHPL, encoded by the coding sequence ATGACGTCAGTCATTGCGCCCGCCGTGCGGGAGAGGCTCGATACGGCGGTGCGTCTGGACAATCTGGGCATGACCTTCGGCAAGGGCGCGGCGGCGGTGGAAGCGCTCAAGGGCATTGAGGCGGAGATTCCCGCCGGGCGGATCACCGGCCTGGTGGGTCCGGACGCGGCGGGCAAGACCACCCTGATCCGCACTCTGGCCGGATTGATGCGGCCCGGCAGCGGCGCGGCCCTGGTCTTCGGGCGGCCCGCCATGGAACTGGCCCGGCGCGAGCCCAACAGTATCGGCTACATGCCGCAACGTTTCGGCCTTTATGAAGACCTCACGGTCATGGCCAATCTGCGTTTGCACGCCAGCCTGCGCGGTCTTACGGGCCAGGCCCGCGACGAGCTTTTCCACAAATTGCTGGGCTTCACTTCCCTGGGACCGTTTACCGAGCGGCTGGCCGGGCGGCTTTCCGGCGGCATGAAGCAGAAATTGGGCATTGCCTGCGCTCTGCTGGGTTCGCCGCGCCTGCTTTTGCTGGACGAGCCGGGCGTGGGCGTGGACCCGCAGTCGCGCCGCGAGCTCTGGAGCATGGTGCAGGAGCTGAGCCACGGCGGTATGACCGTGATCTGGTCCACAGCCTATCTGGACGAGGCCGCGCGCTGCCCCGGCGTGATCATGCTGGACGCGGGCAGGGTGCTTTTTGCCGGGCCGCCGGAAGAGCTGACCCGCCGGGCGGAGGGCAGGGTGTATCTGCTGCGCGGCGCGGCAAACAAGCGGGACCAGGAGGACGGCGTGGGGCATCGTGAGGCCCTGGCCCGCTGGAGCATGCGCCCCGGCGTGGAGGACGCCCTGATCCAGGGCAGCCGTTTGCGCCTGGTGCTGGCCGCCGCCGCGTCCGATGCGCTGCGCGAGGAAGTGCTGGCCCAAGGCGGCGAACTTGCGCCTCCGCGTCTGGAAGACGCCTATATGAGCGCTGTGGGCGGCATCAACCAGAAAGCCTCGCCCTATGGCCGTATCGCCGTGGAGCACCGCCACGATTCCCTTGATCCGGGGGGCGTGGAGGATGTGACGCGGCCCCGCATCGCGGCCCGCCAGCTAACCAAAAAATTTGGGGATTTCATTGCGGCGCGCGACATCAGCTTTGAAGTGCGGGCCGGGGAGATTTTCGGCCTGCTGGGTCCCAACGGCGCGGGCAAATCCACCACCTTCCGCATGCTTTGCGGCCTGTCGCGCCCCACTTCGGGCGATTGCGCGGTGGACGGCGTGGACCTGCTCAGCGCGGGCAGCGCCGCGCGTTCGCGCCTGGGCTACATGGCGCAGAAATTTTCGCTCTACCCCGACATCCCGGTGAAGGAAAACATCAACATTTTCGCCGACCTCTACGGTCTGGACAAAAAGCGCCGGAACGAACTGCTGCCCGTGCTGGCCGAAGCCCTGGAACTCAAAAATTTTCTGCATAGCCGCACCGGCGCGCTGCCCCTGGGGCAAAAGCAACGTCTGGCGCTGCTCTGCGCCACTCTGCACGAACCGCCGGTGCTCTTTCTGGACGAGCCCACCTCCGGCGTGGACGCGCGCACCCGGCGCGACTTCTGGAAGCATATCCTGGCCATGACGTCCGCCGGCGCCGCCGTGCTGGTGACCACCCATTTCATGGAAGAAGCCGAATACTGCGACCGTATCGCGCTCATTTATCGCGGCTCCATGATCAGCGTGGGCACGCCGGACGAACTCAAGGCCTCGGCCACGAACCTCGCCGACCCCACCCTGGAAGAGGCCTTTATCGCCAGCATCGAACGCTATGACAGGGAACATCCCTTGTAG
- a CDS encoding MFS transporter: MAGTLLKQAAALGASYTLGTFNDNFFKQAALLLALSLGYGTFQAWGTFLFALPFVLFSAWAGWLADRFPKKYLVVAAKCLELAAMLAGAWGILSLNWTAMLFMLFCMGASSTLFSPALNGSIPEIFPPSNVPRVNALFKLFTTASILLGVMLAGAALDRQWFDTLIPFGRWLVAVGVVLAAVLGLAGAALVPYRPAVENRQRPPFPWLGAWDSLRDFRRIRRDRALALVIAADAFFYCISTLVLLEINALGLRELAFSKTVTSLLPTALMLGICAGSLLAARGTPQSWRRWLAPSCGGIGCALLAAGFTPHLPENLRFPALLLLYGAAGVCGGLYLIPVSSFIQVRPAPEEKGRVLGTDNCLVFSGILLASAVYWGLEFFAPSTGHYILGGMALTATVCFAYSLHSLPAPDAPHAPIPAGDPHAKKSARKGGRALDILAALLRGLIALRYRVRVEGLEEVRAANDGRPILFMPNHPALMDPVLVYSRLISFRPRPLADEWQISRPLVRRIAPLARPVPLPDLRAQGRAARGAVLEALTRCAEALKAGDNLLFYPAGGLSRDGQEHLGANSGAHRLLQLVPHCRVVLVRSRGLWGSSFSYAVSGRPDMLRGLARGALRLLCNLLFLMPRREVRISLREMRDLPPAEAGATALNRVLEDWYNAEPEEALVVPCYFWQGGAPRPLPRAEAEAASGRNVADVPADVRRRVYALLADSAAVEADPASLTPETRLAVDLGIDSLALTELSLKLEEVAGHGVSRLDMLLTAGDCVLAAAGLLDEDEDAAPAPAGWDAHDSRNPAADPTRRLDVPAAPHLPLAILRQARRAPASLMLADAEGALNWRDFWLRSLALALLLRRRCAGQERVGVMLPASSAAAMSWLAVLLAGKTPVMLNWTTGPANFGHCVRLAEVRTIVTARRLLERLDGQGFDATAATRSGGDWFLLEDAAAAMPRRLKLAALLRSRLALLGWERAALPAHVSDTAAVLFTSGSEAAPKGVPLSHANILANCRDIAEVLAITSHDRMLGMLPPFHSLGLTGNIALPLCFGLPVVFHPNPTEAARLNRLCRRWRPTLTVAPPTFLDGMLQQAAPGDLASLRLGFVGAEACPKRVYEAFAAQSGGTLCEGYGVTECAPAISVNRPESPLPGSIGLPLPSVEVALVSPEGSPRRVAEGEAGMLLVRGPNVFDGYLAGAGQTPPDPFVEFEGRRWYRTGDLVRADAQGRLTFAGRLGRFVKIGGEMISLPQMEKALLDHLAGRAATADTPEAAREGGPALAVESVERDGAPEIVLCSVTPLTREEANAALRQAGLSALYAVRHVLRLEAIPVLGTGKTDYRALKALAAGE; this comes from the coding sequence ATGGCGGGCACTTTGTTGAAGCAGGCCGCGGCTCTGGGAGCCAGCTACACGCTGGGTACGTTCAACGACAACTTTTTCAAGCAGGCGGCCCTGTTGCTGGCGCTCAGCCTGGGTTACGGCACGTTTCAGGCTTGGGGCACGTTTTTGTTCGCCCTGCCGTTCGTGCTTTTTTCCGCCTGGGCGGGCTGGCTGGCCGACCGTTTCCCCAAAAAGTATCTGGTGGTGGCCGCCAAGTGTCTGGAATTGGCCGCCATGCTGGCCGGAGCCTGGGGCATACTGTCCCTGAACTGGACCGCCATGTTGTTCATGCTTTTCTGTATGGGCGCCAGTTCCACCCTGTTCAGCCCGGCGCTCAACGGTTCCATCCCGGAGATTTTTCCCCCGAGCAACGTACCGCGCGTCAACGCGCTCTTCAAGCTCTTCACCACGGCGTCCATTCTGCTGGGCGTCATGCTGGCGGGCGCGGCCCTGGACAGGCAATGGTTCGACACCCTGATTCCCTTTGGCCGCTGGCTGGTGGCCGTGGGCGTGGTTTTGGCGGCTGTCCTCGGTCTTGCGGGCGCGGCCCTGGTTCCCTATCGCCCGGCCGTGGAAAACCGGCAGCGCCCGCCCTTCCCCTGGCTGGGGGCATGGGACTCGTTGCGCGATTTCCGCCGCATACGGCGGGACCGGGCCCTGGCGCTGGTCATTGCGGCGGACGCCTTTTTCTACTGCATCTCCACCCTGGTGCTGCTGGAAATCAACGCTCTGGGCCTGCGTGAACTGGCCTTCAGCAAGACCGTCACCAGCCTGCTGCCCACGGCGCTGATGCTGGGCATCTGCGCGGGTTCGCTGTTGGCGGCGCGCGGTACGCCTCAAAGCTGGCGGCGCTGGCTTGCGCCCTCCTGCGGCGGCATCGGCTGCGCCCTGCTGGCGGCGGGCTTTACGCCGCATCTGCCCGAAAATCTGCGCTTTCCGGCTCTGTTGCTGCTGTACGGCGCGGCGGGCGTGTGCGGCGGCCTGTACCTGATTCCGGTGTCCAGCTTCATTCAGGTGCGCCCAGCCCCGGAGGAAAAGGGACGTGTGCTCGGCACGGACAACTGCCTGGTGTTTTCCGGCATCCTGTTGGCCAGCGCCGTCTACTGGGGACTGGAGTTTTTCGCGCCCTCCACGGGGCATTACATTTTGGGCGGCATGGCCCTGACGGCGACGGTCTGCTTCGCGTACAGCCTGCATTCCCTCCCCGCGCCCGATGCGCCCCATGCGCCAATACCCGCCGGTGATCCCCATGCTAAAAAGTCGGCGCGGAAGGGTGGGCGCGCTCTGGACATCCTGGCCGCCCTGCTGCGCGGTCTGATCGCCCTGCGCTACCGCGTGCGCGTGGAAGGATTGGAAGAAGTGCGCGCCGCCAACGACGGCAGGCCCATCCTGTTCATGCCCAACCACCCGGCCCTCATGGACCCGGTGCTGGTCTACAGCCGTCTGATTTCCTTCCGGCCCCGGCCCCTGGCCGACGAGTGGCAGATCAGCCGTCCCCTGGTGCGCCGCATCGCGCCGCTGGCCCGGCCCGTGCCGCTTCCCGATCTGCGGGCGCAGGGCCGTGCGGCGCGCGGGGCAGTGCTGGAAGCCCTCACGCGTTGCGCCGAAGCGCTCAAGGCTGGCGACAATCTGCTCTTTTATCCGGCGGGCGGCCTCAGCCGCGACGGTCAGGAACATCTCGGGGCCAACAGCGGGGCGCACCGGCTGCTCCAACTGGTTCCCCACTGCCGCGTGGTGCTGGTGCGCAGCCGGGGCCTCTGGGGTTCCTCGTTCAGCTATGCCGTGAGCGGGCGGCCCGACATGCTGCGCGGCCTGGCGCGCGGCGCGCTGCGCCTGCTTTGCAATCTGCTTTTCCTCATGCCCCGGCGCGAGGTGCGTATCAGCCTGCGTGAAATGCGGGATCTGCCGCCCGCCGAGGCCGGAGCCACTGCCCTGAACCGGGTCCTGGAAGACTGGTACAACGCGGAGCCCGAAGAAGCCTTGGTCGTGCCCTGTTATTTCTGGCAGGGCGGCGCGCCCCGGCCGCTGCCGCGCGCGGAAGCCGAAGCCGCTTCTGGCCGGAACGTCGCGGACGTCCCCGCCGATGTGCGCCGGCGGGTCTACGCCCTGTTGGCGGACAGCGCCGCCGTGGAGGCGGACCCCGCGAGCCTGACCCCGGAAACCCGGCTGGCCGTGGATCTGGGCATCGACAGCCTGGCCCTGACCGAGTTGAGCCTCAAGCTGGAAGAGGTGGCCGGGCACGGCGTGAGCCGCCTGGATATGCTGCTCACAGCCGGAGATTGCGTGCTGGCCGCCGCCGGGCTGCTGGATGAAGACGAGGATGCGGCCCCCGCGCCTGCGGGCTGGGACGCGCATGATTCCCGCAATCCGGCCGCCGATCCGACCCGGCGTCTGGACGTGCCCGCCGCGCCGCATTTGCCCCTGGCCATCCTGCGCCAGGCCCGGCGCGCGCCCGCAAGCCTGATGCTGGCCGACGCCGAGGGCGCGTTGAACTGGCGCGACTTCTGGCTGCGTTCCCTGGCTCTGGCTTTGCTGTTGCGCCGCCGTTGCGCCGGACAGGAGCGCGTGGGCGTCATGCTGCCCGCCTCAAGCGCGGCGGCCATGAGCTGGCTGGCCGTGCTGCTGGCGGGAAAGACGCCGGTCATGCTCAATTGGACCACCGGCCCGGCCAACTTCGGCCATTGCGTGCGTCTGGCGGAAGTGCGGACCATTGTCACGGCCCGGCGTCTGCTGGAGCGTCTGGACGGGCAGGGCTTTGACGCAACGGCGGCAACGCGCTCCGGCGGGGACTGGTTCCTCCTGGAGGATGCCGCGGCGGCCATGCCCCGGCGGCTCAAGCTCGCGGCCCTGCTGCGCAGCCGTCTGGCCCTGCTGGGCTGGGAGCGGGCGGCCCTGCCCGCGCATGTGTCCGACACGGCGGCCGTGCTGTTCACCTCCGGCTCCGAGGCCGCGCCCAAGGGCGTACCCCTGAGTCACGCCAATATTCTGGCCAATTGCCGCGACATTGCCGAGGTGCTCGCCATAACCTCGCACGACCGCATGCTGGGCATGTTGCCGCCCTTCCATTCGCTGGGGCTTACCGGCAATATCGCCCTGCCGCTCTGCTTCGGCCTGCCCGTGGTCTTCCATCCCAATCCCACGGAGGCGGCGCGCCTTAACCGGCTCTGCCGCCGCTGGCGGCCCACGCTGACCGTGGCTCCGCCCACCTTTCTGGACGGCATGCTGCAACAGGCCGCGCCCGGCGATCTGGCCTCGCTGCGCCTGGGATTTGTGGGCGCCGAGGCCTGCCCCAAGCGGGTGTACGAGGCCTTCGCGGCGCAGAGCGGCGGAACGCTGTGCGAAGGCTACGGCGTCACCGAGTGCGCCCCGGCCATCAGCGTCAACCGACCCGAGTCCCCGCTTCCCGGCAGCATCGGTCTGCCCCTGCCTTCGGTGGAAGTGGCCCTGGTCAGCCCTGAAGGCTCTCCGCGCCGGGTGGCGGAGGGAGAGGCGGGCATGCTGCTGGTGCGCGGTCCCAATGTTTTTGACGGCTATCTGGCCGGAGCGGGACAGACGCCGCCTGATCCCTTTGTGGAATTTGAGGGCCGCCGCTGGTACCGCACCGGCGATCTCGTCCGGGCTGATGCACAGGGCCGCCTGACCTTCGCGGGCCGTCTGGGCCGCTTTGTGAAGATCGGGGGAGAGATGATTTCCCTGCCGCAGATGGAAAAGGCCCTGCTGGACCATCTTGCCGGGCGCGCCGCCACGGCGGATACGCCGGAGGCGGCGCGGGAGGGCGGCCCGGCCCTGGCCGTGGAGAGCGTGGAGCGCGACGGCGCGCCGGAAATCGTACTGTGCAGCGTGACGCCCCTGACCCGTGAGGAGGCCAACGCGGCCCTGCGTCAGGCCGGGCTGTCGGCCCTGTATGCCGTGCGGCACGTGTTGCGACTGGAGGCCATCCCGGTGCTGGGCACCGGCAAGACTGATTACCGCGCGCTCAAGGCTCTGGCGGCGGGGGAATGA
- a CDS encoding ABC transporter permease → MKQNLWLRQLLALMGKEFQQIVRDPSSYLVAGVMPLIFLLLFGFGITLDAGILRLAVLDQSGGGRALSLAADFAHSPWFETRPVGDMEEAARLMRNSDVQGILVIRQNFDQELARGGVGGLQLLVDGSEPNTAQFIQSYSQGLITSWQRTSLPGGAALEPPVNPETRFWYNPTAKSVQFLVPGAITVIMTLIGTLLTSLVFAREWERGTMEAMFATPVSRMQLLLGKLIPYFCMGMFSMALCAVAAVTLFAVPFRGSLWVLLLLSSVFMLSALGQGLLISVSLRGQLAAAEAGLFSGFLPALLLSGFVFDINSMPPVLQAITRLLPASYFNTCLRTIFLTGDVWSIFGPSLLFMALLASVLLGLVYKNLVKRLDV, encoded by the coding sequence ATGAAGCAGAATCTCTGGCTGCGCCAGCTTCTGGCCCTGATGGGCAAGGAATTTCAGCAGATCGTGCGCGATCCCTCCTCCTATCTGGTGGCCGGGGTGATGCCGCTGATCTTTCTGTTGCTCTTCGGTTTCGGCATCACGCTGGATGCGGGCATATTGCGGCTGGCCGTGCTGGATCAGAGCGGCGGCGGGCGGGCCTTGTCCCTGGCGGCGGATTTCGCCCATTCGCCCTGGTTTGAAACCCGGCCCGTGGGCGACATGGAAGAGGCCGCGCGCCTGATGCGTAACTCGGACGTGCAGGGCATTCTGGTCATCCGTCAGAATTTCGACCAGGAACTGGCGCGCGGCGGCGTGGGCGGTCTGCAACTGCTGGTGGACGGCTCCGAGCCGAACACGGCCCAGTTCATCCAGAGTTACAGCCAGGGCCTGATCACCAGCTGGCAACGCACCTCCCTGCCCGGCGGCGCGGCCCTGGAGCCGCCAGTCAATCCGGAAACGCGTTTCTGGTACAATCCCACGGCCAAGAGCGTGCAATTTCTGGTGCCCGGCGCCATTACCGTGATTATGACCCTCATCGGCACTCTGCTGACCTCCCTGGTCTTTGCCCGCGAGTGGGAGAGGGGCACCATGGAGGCCATGTTCGCCACGCCCGTGAGCCGGATGCAATTGCTGCTGGGCAAGCTGATCCCCTATTTCTGCATGGGCATGTTCAGCATGGCGCTCTGCGCCGTGGCCGCCGTGACGCTCTTCGCCGTGCCGTTCCGGGGTTCGCTCTGGGTGTTGCTGCTCCTGTCCTCGGTCTTCATGCTCAGCGCCCTGGGCCAGGGCCTGCTCATTTCCGTGAGCCTGCGCGGGCAGTTGGCGGCGGCGGAGGCCGGGCTGTTTTCCGGCTTTCTTCCGGCCCTGCTGCTTTCGGGCTTCGTTTTCGACATCAACAGCATGCCGCCCGTATTGCAGGCCATCACCAGACTGCTGCCGGCCAGCTATTTCAATACCTGCCTGCGGACCATTTTTCTGACCGGCGACGTCTGGAGCATCTTCGGGCCGAGCCTGCTGTTCATGGCCTTGCTGGCCTCCGTGCTGCTGGGTCTGGTGTACAAAAATCTCGTCAAACGCCTGGACGTCTGA